The DNA window ATATGGGGGCATCTTCGGGCTGGAGACTCTCGTCCAATTCGGCGGTATGCTCCGAGGCGGGAGAGGCGGCCTCTGGAGAATCTGAGTCCGGGGCAGACGACCCGTTGGAGGAGGAACCGGAACCACTCGCGGAATCAGGCATCGGTGGGAGCAAGTACTGAAAGGGAGGTGTGAGACCCTGAACATAGAGGCCCGGACGGAGAGTTGCTTAATTGGAAGGGCAGGACAATTGCATCCGCAAACTCGGACGGGACGATGGGGGCCGTCTGCCGTACCGTTTTTACTTCTGCCGGGATAGATGAGCGTATGGGAGAGGGGCGGAGCTTTCCGAAGGGATCGACATGAAACCGAGTGAAGATCCGATTGCGTTCGTGCGGGGCGAATGTCGGGATCCGACGTCGGAATCGAGGATTTCATGCTAACTTTGAGGGCAGACGGCGCAGGATGCACCGGAAGAGAAACGGGGCGCACCGTAGGGCATGACGGATATCGTTTTCGGTTTTTGTGGAATCCGGATCTAGGGCCCGTTCCTTTGAACACGTGAAATCGACCGGTCGTTGCCCTATTCTGTGGGGAACGGTATCGCCTGCGCGATGGCCTTCCCCCGATGCGCGGGGTCAGCGCAAGTATGCCTCCGTATTCTCTTCCGCGTGCTTCCTTCATCGACCCGGTCGCGTGCATGCCTACTACTCAGACGACCGAAATCAATCAACTCCTACAACCCGAGCACGTGCGGATTGGACTCCCGGAGCGGTCAAAGACGGACGTGATTAATGCGCTCATCGGACTGCTAGAGGGGCACGAGGGGATTGACAACCTCGACGCGGTGCGCCAGGCGATTTTTGAACGGGAGGATATGATGTCGACCGGGGTGGGCAAGGGGTTAGGATTGCCCCACGCAAAAACTCCGGCGGTGACAGAAACGGTCGCTGCTTTTGCGACGACGGCCGAACCGGTGGATTTTGGGGCGATTGACGACGAGCCCATTCGTCTTCTTCTCCTGCTGGTGGGCCCAGAAGAGCATAAGTCTCGGCACGTCAAAATCCTGGGACGCATTTCGCGCCTTGTGAGCCGCGATTCTCTTCGTGAGCGGTTGATTGAGGCGCCGGATCCGGAAACGGTGATTGACGTGCTTCGCGAAGGGGAGGCGGAGCTCCGGGGGTAGGGACCGAGCCCGATGAAAAGGGGAATTTCATTCACGCACCACTATTTACGCTTCAGCTGTTGTGAGCCAGACGTTTCAGAACATCAAGGGAACCTTCGATATCTTGCCGGACCCGTATACCGACGACGGGGGGACTCGTATCGCGCCCAGCGCTGAGTGGCGCTACGTGGAGGCGACGGTGCGCGACGTGATGGCGCGCTACAACTTTGACGAGATCCGCACACCGATTCTGGAGCCGACAGCGCTGGTGGCCCGCGGGGTTGGGGAGGCTACCGACATTGTACAGAAGGAGATGTTTGCGTTTGAGCGGTCGGACACGCAGTACGTCCTGCGGCCGGAGATTACGGCGCCCGTGGTTCGCTCCTACTTGCAGCACCACCTCGATCAGCGGGGCGGTGTGCAGAAGCTCTTCTACATTGGGCCGTGCTTTCGTGCTGAGCAGCCGCAGAAGGGACGTTATCGGCAGTTTCACCAGTTCGGGGTGGAAGTGCTTGGTACGGACGATGCCCGGGCCGACGCTGAGACGGTGGCTGTGATGATGGCCATTTACGACGAGCTCGGCATCAAGGACACGCGACTCCGCATGAATACCCTTGGCACTCCGGACCGACGGGAGGAATATGTGCACGCCCTTCGCGAATACCTGGAGCCGTACGCCGATGAACTGTCGGAGACGAGCCGACGCCGACTGAAGCGAAATCCGCTGCGCGTGCTTGATACGAAGCTCGACCACGAACAAGCCATTTTGCAGGATGCTCCTCAGCTCATCGATTACGTGAGCGATGAGAGTCGGGCGCACTACGACCGCGTACAGCGCTTCTTGGCTGACCTCGGTGTGTCGTACGTGGAAGACCCACACCTCGTACGGGGATTGGACTATTACACGGAAACGACCTTCGAGCTTGAAAGTCCGGACCTTGGGGCGCAGAGCGCCCTGGCCGGCGGGGGACGATACGACCGTCTGGCAGAAGTGCTGGGCAGTGAGGAGCCGGTGCCGGCCATTGGCTTTGCGGCGGGAATGGAACGGTTGTTCCTGGCACTTGATGCGGCGGAGGCCGAACGGCCCGGTCTCCCGGCTCCGGATGTGTTTATTGCTGCTCTTGGGGAGGAGGCCGAGCAGTGGGTGTTTCGGACAACCCAGGAGCTTCGGGCGGCCGGTCTTCACGTGGCACTTGACCTGAAGGGACGGTCTCTCAAGGCGCAGATGCGGGAGGCCAATCGCCAGGAGGCGGATTATACGCTCATCATTGGAGGCAACGAGCTGGAGGCGGAAGAGGCCACGGTCAAGGAGATGGAAAGTGGGGAGCAGGAGGATGTGCCGTTCGCGGAGCTGTCCACTGTTCTGCTAGACAAGTGCCGCACAGAGCACGAGTAGCTGTGGCCGAGGGGAGCGGTCCGGACGGCCGCGCGTGCGTTCTGCTGCCCGCTTGGGGGAACGGGCCCTACCAGAAGATGACGTAGAGCGCGGCCGTAATGCCGAGAATGCCGAACGCAGCAACTTGGAAGATGGGGTCGGAGTCGTGCTCCACGTCGTCGAGGTCAATGGCCTTCGGGTGCGTCTCGCCCCGGTTTTCAACGTAGGAGATTCCGACAATCAACGCCACGGAGACAAAGAACACGATCAGCATTCGGTTGAGGAATGCAATCTCCGGGGTGAGGAATTTGAAGGCAGCCGAGAGCGGAATGGACAGCACCGCCGACACCAGCGCGGCGTTGGGCGTGGCCTTGCTCCAGAACAGGCCCATGACGAAGATGGCCAGCACCCCCGGGCTTACGAAGCCAGTGTACTCCTGAATGTACTGGAAGACCTGATCGAGATCCGCCAGTTGGGGGGCCACGAGCGTAGCGACGACGATGCAGGCGAGAGCCACGATGCGCCCAATCCGAACCAGTTTGCTCTCCGACACCTCCTCCTCTACGTAATTGCGGTAGAGGTCCATGGTGAAGATGGTCGAGGCACTGTTCATCATTGAAGCGAGCGACGAGACGATCGCCGCGACGAGGGCGGCGAAGGCCAGTCCCCGGAAGCCAGTGCCCACGTACTGGCCCAAAAGCCACGGATACGCTTCGTCTCCCCGCTGGATGGGGGCGTCAAGAGCAAAGGCAACGATGCCGGGCACGACCACGATGAGGGGAAGGAGGAGCTTCAAGTAGGCAGCAAAAGCGAGTCCGCGCTTCGCCTCCTGCAGGTTTTTGGCCGCCAGCGCGCGCTGAATAATGTACTGGTTGCAGCCCCAGTAGAAGAGGTTGGCCACCCAGAGTCCGCCGAACAGCACGCTGAGGCCGGGCAGGAGTTGATAGGCGTCCTGCGTAACACCTTCGTCGTTCTGATACATCAACTCCCCCTCGAAGAGAATCATATTGAATCGGTTGGAGGCGTCCCCCATCAGTTGGGTAAGGCCGCCCACGGGGCCAGTACTGCTTCCACCGTAGGCATCAAGAGCGACCCAGGTTGTCAGCAGTCCCCCACCCACCAGTACAACAACCTGCACCACATCCGTCCACGCGACGGCCTTGAGCCCCCCGTAGAGGCTGTATGCGGTGGCGAAGAGCGCTAACCCCGCAATAGATCCCCAAAGCGGAAGCCCCATGATGATGTTCATCGAGAGGCCCCCCATGTAGAGAACCGACGTCAGGTTTACGAAGACGTACACCAACAGCCAAAAGATGGCGAGCAACATCCGCACGCGTCCATCATAGCGCTGCTCCAGGAACTGGGGCATCGTGAAGATTTCCTTCTCCAGATAAATGGGAAGGAAGAAGTACGCGATGACGAGGAGGGTCACGGCGGCCATCCACTCGTAGGAAGCAATGGCCAGCCCCACCCGGAAGCCCGATCCCGACATGCCGATGAACTGCTCTGCCGAAATGTTGGAGGCAATCAGCGAGGACCCGATTGCCCAGAAGGGAAGCGATTTGCTGGCTAGGAAGTAATCGGAACTGTCTTTTTGCCGTCCTTCCTTCTCTCGGGAGACCCAGAGGCCGAGCCCGATAATGATAAAGAGGTAGACTCCGAAAATAATGTAGTCAAGCGCTGCAAATGGAACGGAGGCGGAGTCCATGAATCAGGCGCAGTGGTGTGAGAGAGCAACGCAGGAGTGACGAGGCGCTAATCGTTCCCTGGCAGGGGACGGAGCCACAGGAGGATAGGGGATGTCGCCCAGGGAAGCAATTGGGGAAGCATTGGCCGGCCCGTCTCGAACGCACGGGGCTGTTCGCACAAGGAATCGGCACGAATCGGGGTAAGAGAAGTCGAACCGGTTTGGCGCCCGAATACGCTCCAATCTTCCAGAGAAGCACTTCGGGACACAGGGGACTTTACCGGGGAGGAGCCGTTGAGGAACGCTCAATAAGCTCCGCCTCCAGCGAAATGCGCTGGCACGTATCGGTTCCGTTTCCCTGGAGCTGATTGAGGAGGAGCTCAGTTGCCTTACGGCCCATCAACCGTTTGGGGACGCGGACGGTCGTGAGGGGGATTGGGAAATAGTCCAGCATGTTCAGATCGTCGAAGCCCACGACAGAGACATCATCCGGCACCGAGAGCCCAAGTTCGCGAAGGGCCTTCATTGTGCCGAGGGCGACGAGATCGTTGTAGCACGTCACCGCAGTGGTGGGCACATCCTCAGAGAAGTGGTCGAGGGCCGTGCGGTAGCCTTCTTCGAAGGAGTCGCCCGCCGGGAGAACGATCTCGTCGTCGAAGATGAGCGGAGAGCGGCTAAAGGCGCGGCGGATCCCTGCTACGCGCTCACTACTGTGTTTGGAATATTCCGGGCCGGCCAGGTGGATAATATGCTCGTGTCCGAGATCGAGCAGGTGGCGGATGGCCCGTGAGGAGGCTTCGACGTTGTCGATGTCGACGAGGTTGGCCTGAATGCCGCGGATGCCTTCGAGAAGCACAAACGGGATGTTGTTGCGTTTGAGCTCGAAGATGTGGGAAAGGTCCGTGTTCTCGTTGAGAATAGGAGTGATGATCAGCCCATCCAGGTCCTTGTTGGAGAACTGATCAATGATCTGCTTCTCCGTGTCGAAGTCTCCCTCCGAACTGCTGACGAACGTCAGGTATCCCTGCTCATTGGCCACCTCTTGGATGCCGACGAGGACCTCAGAGTAGTAGGGATTGTCCGCCTCCTTGATCACGAACCCAAGACTCTGGCCGTTCGGCGCTCGAAAGCCGCGTCGTGCCGAGCCCCGAGGCCGGTAGTCCAGTTTTTCAATTGTGTCGAGCACGCGTTGGCGCGTACTGTTTTTGACGACGTCGCGGTCATTAATCACAGCGGAGACCGTCGATTTGGAGACCCCCGCATGATCTGCCACGTCGTCGATGGTGACGTCCTTCATCGGTTATTGGGTCAGGTGAGTAGGAGAGATGAACGGTGTCGGAGGGGAGGGAGGAAAGCTCTTCTAGAATACCGAATGATTCGGTTTAGGATCAAGCGCATGGTCCTGCCTGCACCCACGCGGACGTTTGTGCAGGGGGTACGAAGGCGTTCTTCTCACAATTCCCACAATGACGGGTCTCTATGTAGACGTTGGCATTCGTTACATAGAGTAAACCCCTGGTAACGCCATCGAGACAGAAGAAGCAGGAACGGTTTGAGGTCCTCTGAATGTCCTCAATGATTCCAGTAAATATCCACGGCAAATTTCCCGCCACTTTAGAAGAGGGACGAACGTCCCATGCTCATCGATCTCCTGTCTTCGCTCGTTAAGGGGGAGTCCAAAAGCTCGGGTGGGAGAGCGAAGAAAGGGGATTATCGCCGATCAGAAATCGGAGGGGGGAGGAGATGCGAAGCGCATCTCATGAGGGCCGTTTCCTTTTGAACGGAACGGTTCGAGCGCCACTGATCCTCGGTCGCTGGTCGTACCTTCACGAGCGCACTCCCGCTACTCCAGGAGGGCTGAGGGGAAGACGACCGGGCTTTCGTGTCCCGCTTCGTCCACTGCCGCTACGCCGAAAAGCCAGTTGTCGATCACGACGTTTTCGAGCGTGTGGCGGGTCGTGCCGGCGGGTACAAATTTACTGTGCTGCCAGCGCGAGGCGGCCGTGCGACGCCAGTACACCTTGTATCCTGCCAGATTCTTGTGGTCGACCGGCGTCCAGGCGAGGGTGGTGGACGGCGAGACGGCTCCGCCGATTTTTACGCTGTCAGGGCGAGGGGGACCGGCAGCGATCGACGCCATCGTTGCGACGTTGACCCCGGTCAACTTCTCGGCGTACTCAAAATTTACGCCCTCGATCGTGTCGCCGTAGTCGATGCCGTTTTCAGTGCGGAGGTCCTGGTGCTGCCGGTTGTAGTTCTCGTGCGTTTCCATCACGCGGACGGCCGGAAAGCCGCGATCGGCAAAGGGCATCTGATCGCCCCCGCGACCGAAGCGATCGAGGCGGTAAATGAGGATCGGATCGAGGTGGCGGCTGTAAGTTTCGGCCTGTGTGGCCACGTAACGGGCGAGTTGGCGCGAAGGCCCGTCGTTTTCGCCGCCGAAGTAGCGAGTGGCCCACGACTCCTCGTGCAGGTCCGGCGGCCGACGCTGAGAGAACACGCGGAACGTGGTATTTTCAATTACCCCGTCGATGCCGCGAATATTGCCGATCATGTCGTTATTGAGCACGCCGGCCATCGTCCAGTCTTTCTCCACCGCAACCTCTGCTGCATGCGTGCTGCCGAAGAGCCCTTGCTCTTCCCCGGTGTATCCGACGTAGACGATACTACTGGCAAAGTCGCGTTTCGATAGCACACGGGCGGCCTCTACGGCTCCGGCCACGCCCGAGGCGTCGTCGTTGGCGCCCGGCGCGCGGCTGGTGCTGTCCATGATGTTGGAGACGCGAGAGTCGAGATGCCCGCCCATGAGGACGTATCGGTTCGGGTGTTCGGTGCCGCGCTGGATCGCGACAACGTTATAGACGGCCGTTCGCGAGGGGATGCGCTCCGTTTCGCTTGCGGGCACCACGGTCTTCTGAAATTTGACCTCCAGGCACCCGCCACACGCGCGCGAAATGCGTTCGAATTCGGCCTTCAGCCAGCGGCGAGCGGCCCCGATGCCGCTATCCTCGGAGGTGGTGTCTGAGAGGGTGTGGCGCGTCCCGAAGCTGACCATCGTTCGGATGTCGTCCTCGATCCGGCTGGCGTCTACCGAGTCGACCATCGCTTGGATGGCGGGGTCTGAGGACGGAGGAGGAGCATCCTGGCCCGATACGGGTTCGGCAAAAAGGACGCAAAGAAAAGCGACTAAGAGAACAGCAGAATGCCTCATGAGGCAACAAGAATAAGGAAGGTCGTGTGCACCTCTTTAGGGTAGAGGTGCGGACCGGCAATGTCTATCTAGGGGGCCTTACATCATTGAGATTGCTCTGGCACGTTGAAATTGGGAAGGGGGAGCGGGGGAGACGTAGAAACATGTCTTTGAGCGAGAAGGTAGCCCCATTACTGTCAGTGGGCGCTAGTCTGGCGTGGAAGGCTGTGCCAAGTGTCCGTCTCTACGGAAGAAGCGTTGGCCGTTTTGTTTTTTGCTCCGACCACCAATCACTCCTTCGTTTCCGCCGCTATGCTTTCTCGACGGCACTTTCTCCAGACCCTCGGCATGGCAATGGCCGCTGCTCCGGCGGCTTCCTCACTTTTCCAACGGGTGCCCTTAGAGGACACCTCCGACGGGTTCACGGCCCTTCGTCGCGGGGTGGGCATTTTCCGCAAACAGGGGGGGACCATCGGCTGGCTCATTCGGGACGGGGCCCTCGTGGTAGTGGATACACAGTCGCCCAAAACAGCCCCCGACTGCTGGACTGGGCTCCGAGACCGAACCGAGGAGGCACTCGACTTCGTGATTAATACCCATCATCATGGCGACCACACTGGGGGCAATGGGGTTTTTGCAGAGTATACCGACCGCATTATTGCCCACGAAAACGTTCCCTCTCTTATGCGAGAGGCCGCTGATGACGAAGCCAACAGTGTATATCCTACTGAGACGTTTGAGAAGACCGTCTCCGAGCAGGTAGGCGACGAGACGATTACGCTTCGATATCACGGCCCGGCCCATACTGGAGGCGACGCTACCATTCACTTCGAGAAGGCCAATGTCGTACACGTAGGCGATCTGGTGTTCAACCGGGCCTATCCCTTCATCGATGTGGAGGGGGGAGCCGACTCGAAGAACTGGATCTCGGAGCTTGAGACGATCCACGACCAGTTCGACGACGATACGATCTTTATCCACGGCCATGCCAACCCAGAGTTTGGGCCAACGGGGGGACGAGAAGATTTGCTCGTGATGCGAGACTTCCTCTCGGCGCTCAACGAGTACGTACTGCAGCAGCGTCAGGCTGGCGCCTCTCTCAAAGAGATGAAACAGAAAACGGCCTTCGAGGGCTTCGAGGCGTTCAATTTTGACTGGGCATTGTCGCTCAGTGCCTGTATCGAGGCAGTCTATCGTGAGCAAACGGGATAAGGGGGGCGCCAGTATGCCACGTCGTGAGGAGCCGACTTCGAAGGGGAATAACGTCCAAAGTTACTTCCGGACTGAGGTCAAAAATTCCCAGTTGATTGTCGAGCGTCTCTCCTGTCGCGCAGATTGAAACGTCATTTGGTAGACGTTCTGTAGGGGCGACGTCGCGAACCTCGTGTATTATGGTTTCGGCATTCGACCGGTCGTTTCCCAACAGGACTCTTTTCGACCCCCGTTTGTACATTCTCCCACAGTGTCCCGGCGTTCACATCAATCCATCAAACAGACCTTGGCTCTGGTCGCGAAATGTGCAGAGCATCGAGTCGATTGGAGGCGGAGCCCCTGCTCATCGAGGGTCTTCGTCAAATGAGCGACCGTTGGACTCGAAAATACCCCGCAACGCTCGGTCATACTGCTGCTGACCCGACGGAATAAGCACGGGCTTGCCGCGCTTCTTTGCGGAGTCCGCAATCATTTTATATCGTCTACCGAAAATGATTGTACATTCCTGAGCTCTGTCCCGTCAAGAAATTGCCTTCTTTGAGAACACCGTCCTCCTGCGCTCCGATGCGGGATTTCGCCCGGGCGACGTGGATCCTCGAAGTCGATTTAGGCCCCGACGGTGTGTATAATCACCCCCAGTAGTTGATATTGGTGGAATCCGGCGTCGATGACGGAGACAACGTCCTCGGAAATGGCAGTCCACGTCATTCTGATGCGAGTCCCGCTCCCGGGATCCCGACATTGTGAGTCGGATTTGTTTGAGCATTCGGTATCACTGCACGTTCACTAATCGTCTTCGCGAATGGATTGGATCGTATTGTTGCCACCCGTCGTGGCAATTGTGCTGGCCCTTTGGACACGACAGATCTATCTATCCCTTTTTGCGGGCCTTTGGCTGGGGACTACGATCCTGGCCGGGGGGAATCCAGTGGGCGGCCTTCGGGAGTTGGCCGATCAACTCGTGGCCGTCTTCGAAAGTGAAAGCAACACCCGAATTCTCTTGTTCTGCCTGCTTGTGGGAAGTCTCATCGCTCTCGTGCAGGCCTCAGGTGGCGTAAAGGGCTTCATCGCATGGGCCCGGGAACGGGAATGGGGGTCCAGCCGGCGCGGTGCCGAGCTTTTGGCCTGGAGCATTGGTGTGGTCCTTTTTGTGGAGTCGAATATTTCGTCTCTCACCGTGGGGGCAGTAAGCCGACCCCTTTTTGATAAGCTGAACCTTCCTCGAGAGAAGCTTGCCTATTACTGCGACGCCACCTGTGCACCGGTTTGCATGTCGATCCCATTCAACGGATGGGGCGCTTTTGTGCTGGGGCTCCTCGGCGCTCAGAATCTCGGAGTTTCTGCCGTTGCCGTGCTTGCGAAGGCAGTGCTCTTCAACTTCTTTGCGCTTTTCGCCATCGGGTTTTCCCTCATGTTGGCCCTGACCGGATGGCGCTTCGGGGCCATGCGACGAGCCGAAACGCGAGCCGAGGAGACGGGACAGGTCCTGCGGGAGGGAGCCCAGCCGATGGTAGAAGACGACGTGGCCCGCATCGAACCCTCCGAGCACGTAGAGCCGCAGGCGCGGAATCTGCTTCTGCCGGTTGGGGTAATGGTTTCGATGATCTTCGTCGGCTTGTACGTGACCGGTCAGGGCAACTTGATGCAAGGCAGTGGGGCGACGGCCGTGCTGTGGGCTGTAGGAACAGCCCTGGGGGCAGCTCTTCTGCTCTACACAGTGCCGCGGTTTGGAGGGAAGCCACCACTGTCTGTGAGTGATGCCATGGACTGGGTTGTGAAGGGCGCGTCCGGTCTTGTGCCTGTCACGTTGCTTCTCGTGCTTGCGTTTGCGCTTGGGCAGGTGTCCCAGGCGCTGGAGATGGGGGCATACGTGGTGCAGCTCGTAGGAGGACAGGCCGCGGCGTGGTGGATGCCGGTACTCGTGTTTGGAGTGACGAGCTTCGTCTCGTTCACGCTCGGCTCGTCCTGGACGGCCTTTGCTATCCTTATTCCGGTCGTGATGCCCTTGGCTGCCGAGATTGCACTGCCATTGTCCTTGATGCTGGGGGCGGTGCTTTCGGGGGGCATCTTTGGGGATCACACCTCGCCCTTGTCGGACACCACCATTATTTCCTCAATGGCGTCGGCCTGTGACCACGTGGATCACGTCAACACGCAGCTGCCCTACGCGCTGGTACAGGCCGGGCTGGCCGCCGTTGCATTCATAGTGGCAGGGATCCTGGCTGGATAGCCTTCGGGATCTGCTTTGCGGTAGGGCGTGCCTGACGATGGTCATTAAGGAGGCAGACCGGGCGCCCCACCGATGGAGGCATTCTGAGGGGTAGGGAATGCTATTTGGGATTAATCGTGGTTCTTATTATCCTTCATCGAATCGAAATAATGAAGGTAAAATCGGTTCGATTTTGTCACCATTCTGTCTGAGGGAGATGAATGTTGGATGGGAGTCGAATCCGACTCCCCGGAGGATCGTCTTTGCGGCCGATTTTCTTGTTCACGCCCTGCCGAATCAAGTCCGATCCCCGTCGCTGTCTCGCTCCACAGTGGGAAGTCTCCCGGGCGGCTCTCGCCCTTGCAAGTGCCCTGTCCGAACCGATCAGGCCGCGCGCAGATGGCAAGGCACGCCTGCAGTAAGCATATTGTAGAGCACACTCCGTTTGTGGGTTGACGCCGCGTTCTTGGTCGTCCGCTCGGTACGAAAGACAAGTTCTGTTCTGACAGTCTTCCATCTTTAATCAACCATGACTAACGCGATGTCCCGAAAACATTGGCTGGTCGGTGGGCTGATCGCTCTTTTGTTCGGTGCGCTTCTTCCGATTCGTGCTGAGGCCCAGACCGAAAACTGGCGCCCGGCTGACAATCCGTTGATGACCCGGTGGGCGGACGACGTCAATCCAGAGGAGCCTTTGCCGGAGTACCCTCGGCCCAAGATGAAACGGGAAGAGTGGACCAACCTGAACGGCCTGTGGGATTTTCAAATCAGTGGGAAAGCGGGGAAGGGCGAGTACGATGATCAACTTCTGGTCCCGTACCCAGTCGAGTCGGCCCTGTCGGGGGTGAAGAAGACGGTGGGGGCCAAGAACCGTGTGTGGTACCGGCGCACGTTTCAGGCCGATCCAGCCGGGGACGAACGTGTGCTCCTGCACTTTGGGGCGAGCGACTGGGAGACCCACGTCTACGTGAACGACCAGTATGTGGGAATGCACCAGGGCGGATACGATCCGTTTACATTCGACATTACCGACGAACTCGCCGAAACGGAGGAGCACACGATCGAGGTCACGGTCTGGGACCCAACGGACAAGGGGAACCAGCCCGTGGGGAAGCAGACCCACGACCCGCGCAGCATCTGGTACACGGCGGTAACGGGCATTTGGCAGACCGTGTGGCTGGAGACGGTGCCAGAGACCTACATTCAGGACCTGACGGTGACGCCGCAGATTGGGCAGGAGCGCGCCAGGATTGAGGTCGACGTTGAAGGTGCAACGGACGACCACCGAGTACGCGCCGTCGTGAGTACCGACGAGGGAGAGGTGGCCCGCGCGACCGGCCATCCGCAGAACCGACTTCTCGCTGAGTGGGACAACCCCCGATTGTGGTCCCCGTCCGATCCGTTTCTCTACGATCTAGAAGTCCACCTGCTCGACGACGAGGGGACGGTCGTAGATGAGGTGAGCAGTTACGTCGGCATGCGGTCGGTGTCCGTGGCGGAGGCAGAGGATGGTCACACGCGTTTGTTTCTGAACGGAGAGCCGCTTTTTCACATGGGTCTGCTGGATCAGGGGTGGTGGCCGGACGGACTTTACACCGCCCCGACCGACGAGGCGTTGAAATACGACATTGAGGTCACTAAGGAGCTCGGCTACAACATGATCCGGAAGCACGTGAAGGTCGAGCCGCAGCGGTGGTATTACTGGGCCGACAAGCTCGGAGTACTGGTGTGGCAGGACATGCCCAGCGGGGATATGCGCCCGGGACAGATTCCGGAGCGTTCTCCCGAGTCCGCTCAACAGTTCAAAGACGAGTACAAAGACATGATCGACGCATTGTATCACTATCCGTCGATCGTGATGTGGGTGCCATTCAATGAAGGGTGGGGGCAGTTCCAGACCCGAGAAATCGTGGAGTGGACCGAGAGCTACGATCCGACGCGTCTGGTTGATAATG is part of the Salinibacter sp. 10B genome and encodes:
- a CDS encoding sugar-binding domain-containing protein, whose product is MSRKHWLVGGLIALLFGALLPIRAEAQTENWRPADNPLMTRWADDVNPEEPLPEYPRPKMKREEWTNLNGLWDFQISGKAGKGEYDDQLLVPYPVESALSGVKKTVGAKNRVWYRRTFQADPAGDERVLLHFGASDWETHVYVNDQYVGMHQGGYDPFTFDITDELAETEEHTIEVTVWDPTDKGNQPVGKQTHDPRSIWYTAVTGIWQTVWLETVPETYIQDLTVTPQIGQERARIEVDVEGATDDHRVRAVVSTDEGEVARATGHPQNRLLAEWDNPRLWSPSDPFLYDLEVHLLDDEGTVVDEVSSYVGMRSVSVAEAEDGHTRLFLNGEPLFHMGLLDQGWWPDGLYTAPTDEALKYDIEVTKELGYNMIRKHVKVEPQRWYYWADKLGVLVWQDMPSGDMRPGQIPERSPESAQQFKDEYKDMIDALYHYPSIVMWVPFNEGWGQFQTREIVEWTESYDPTRLVDNASGWHDRGVGDVVDEHHYPGPGMPEPEENRASVLGEFGGEALVVEDHLWIQDFSEAPTHYETSQSKEALHGTYDRMIAEVDSMKEEGLAAAVYTQTTDVESEVNGVMTYDRAVIKFDEAHMRKMHSALVKE